Part of the Sorghum bicolor cultivar BTx623 chromosome 1, Sorghum_bicolor_NCBIv3, whole genome shotgun sequence genome, CTGGACTCCATTTGCCACTTTAAtttgtctttcttttctttgcgTAGTCCGCGTCGAATGGAATCCCTGTAAAGAATTTGCAACATGAACAGTTGCCCCTGAGTCAATCCACCAAGTAGATTTTGCATATTGTACATAAAGAGATTCATTTACAAAAGTAATAATGTTCTCACCATTCTTTTCCATTATCATCTTTAACCATTTAGGGCAATCATGCTTGTAATGCCCCTCTTTGTGGCAGTAGTGACACAGATCTTTGTTCCCTGGAGGTTGGGGCTTTTTTCTGCTGGGGCTGCTGATGCATGGAAGCTTTGCCTTTTGCCTTTGAAGGAGAGCTAGCATTGGCATtgacattctttcttttgttatcTCTAACAAAGTTGAGGGTGCCACTATTGGCAGCCTTGATCCTCTCTTCCTCTTGAGCACACATCGCTATACAACGCTCCAGGTTCCATTTCTCGGGCTGGATGTTGTAGTTGACAACAAAGGTGTCAAACTCCTTTGGCAACGAAGCAAAAACCACATGAACAAGGAACTCTTCCTTGAGCTCTAAGTCCATTGGCTTAAGCTTGTTGTTTAGATGGTTCATCTTTGATATGTGTTCTCTAATGCCATTGCCATTGCTAGGCCCAGAGTACCTTTCTGTCATCAGCTGCTTAATTAGCTGAGTAGCATATGTCTTTGAAGAGCCATGAAACTGACTCTTTACTTTCTCAAGGTACTCTGTAATAGTGTCACACTCTCCAATTGACCCCACTATGGAGGGATCAATTGTGTTCTTTACCACTGCTAGACATTTCTTGTTGGCAGTGGCCCACTGTCTCTTTTGAAGATCAAAGATCATTCTGTCACTTGCATACTTTGCTTCTCTTGTTGCCCATGCAACATCAGTCTCTTCAGCTCCCCTCACCGGTTCCACTGGCTCAGTGGGACATGGTGTGTAGGTGACCCAGTCGACCTCAGCCAAGATGAAGGCCAAGTTAATCTTTTCCTTCCATCCATTGTAGTTGTCTCCTTTGAGGGCTGGAATATCTTTGATATATCCCATCAAGGAGACTCCTGAAACACATTCAAATTAAGTGAGAACATAATACAATAATTGCATGATTTAATTCCAACTATGGTCAAAAGTAAAACATACAATTAGTCCTTTTACATTAATTCTACAACACCTTTAGGCAGAAATAGAATTAATATATATCAAAAAACCATAATAACATTATAATATTGCTATTAATCAACTTTGGTTAGAATAATAACAGTATTATAATCCAATTTTAACCTTTTTACACTAATTCTACATCACCTTTGGGCAGAAATAGAATTAATGCATGACAACAAACCATAATAATAATATCATAATATTGCTATAAATCAACTTTGGTCAGAATGATAACAATATTATAATAATCTGTAAATTTATCCAATTTTCAAAATTAAAATCTACCATCGGTTTCAATTTAATAATGAAAAAGaataaataactttaagtaCGCAGCGGAAACTTTAataaactttttaattccattTTTCAGAAACTATACAAAAACTTTACTATTCTCTGAATATAATTATCTTTGGACAAAAAGTATAGAGAGAAAAGCATTTAAAACTATGCAAAAACATTCAAAAAGCATCCATTATAGCTtctggaaaaagaaaaaacgaAAAAACTGTGCAATACGGCCGATTGGGCCCAACCTCACGCGCGGCCTGCCCGGTCAGCACACGCGCAGCGGCCCAGCGGCGACAACAGCGACCCAGCAAGCCCAGTGGCGCGCGCTACCTTGTTTTTTTCGGCTTTACGCTTTCGGCCCAGAGACACAAACGCGGCCCAAAAGGCCGCGCGCACTCGCACCCCCGCGTCCCAGGCCGCGACCTGGGCCTGGGCCGGGATTTCACCATCCCGCCTGGGCCAAATCTGGCCCAACGCGATATCAGCCGATCTGGACCGTCCGTTTCGATCCGACGGCTATCCATGATTTTTGCTAGGATAAAAGCAGTGGCCGCCAGCTTCTcccccaaaaccctaactccaTTCTATCCATCCCTTCTCTCTCTTTGCTCTCGCAGAGCCaggacggcggcggccatggtggCCACCGGCGCCGGTGGAGAAGGGCCGCCGCCGTGCTGATCCGGCTGCTCCCTTCTCTACCTTTCCTCTCTTTACCCCTTCCCTTCTCTTTTTCCACGCCCCAACAGGAGCAGCAAGGCCCGCAGTGGCTCCACGCAGCAGCTAGGCGTCCGGCCATGGTGGCCGGAGATGAAGGGTGGCGGCGCCGCCGCTCGGCTCTTGCCGGCGTGCGCGTTCCCGTTCGCGGTTGAGCGCGTCGCCGTCAAGAAGTTGTGCGACGGTGCCCTTTTACCCGAGCCCAAAACAGTGTCGTGCGggtaagaaagaaaaaaaaattccgGATCTGACTTTTGGGGTTAGGGTCTCGGATTGGTTTTTGATTCTAGGCCGAAACTCTAATCATGGTTTAGGGTTTTGGACTGTCCGGATCGAGATCCGTCAAGGTCTTTTCTTTCTGTGATCTTTTCTTTCCCCAACTTTCTAGATCTACTCACTAGTTAGGCGTCTGATACCATTGTTAGTACTAGGATCGGCTAGTGGTGAGTCTAGATGGGGTACAAGCTTTCAATTCGGGATAAACAAGTGTCATAGTACAAGATCTATAGGATTCGGGAATGGGAGAATACGATTCATACCATCGGAGGAGGTAGGAGCGGGCGCGGTGGAAGATCCGGATCCGGAGCCCGCCATGTCTTCGGTGGGATCTGCGCTAGGCAGCGACGGGTGGGGAAGACTCGGTGGTGCAGTGGCGACCGGCGGAGAAGGTTCGGTGGTGCAGTGCAGTGGCGGCGCTGGGGACTTCCCGTCACTGGCTGCGCCCCTCTCTAGATCGGGATTAGGGTTTCGGTGGGGAGTGGCGGCTCACGGTGAACCTCGTACTGAGACCCGGCGGCCCCCACCTTGTATTTATAGCGCAGTGTGACAGGGGCCCTCCAGCCATAGATGGGctgggcgcccccgatcagggcgcaGGTCAAGGCCCGATTAGATGGGCCTAATCGGTGGGAGATCATTCCAACAGTAATAACAACAGTcttgtgaagaagatggagagGAGGGAAAGATGCTAGATGCCAGGCGGAATCTTTGAAGGTGTTGTGTTAAGTTGATGCTGAAAAATGGTCTGAACTCTGGAGGTCATGCGAATGAACGGGCTTTGCTTGTTTGTCTCGTCTTAAGGATGCCGATTCCCAGATTGATAGTTTGTCAGATGAAGTCTGTCAGTCTGAGGCACAAGGTCATCAGATTGTGAAGGATCGCACAGATTCTTCTACATGGTTAGCGCAGTCCAACCTTTATGCTTCTACATGGTTAGGCTTGTGCGGCTAAAGGCAAACAACCGGCACCTTTAGCGTCAGGGGCACTCCCAATACAGAAACTATCATGGTTTCTATAGACTGCAGTGCCACCTAAGTATTTTACTGATGTGAcaatgtagttattgaagagagagagagagtaaaaatcatagaaactgggtcttagttagaaaccatgtctatacaaaatccaagacatgaagtgatatgattggctaagaatggagagagaatgaatgcgattggatataaaaatattctatagaaactatctatTCAgagcatagtttctatatatagggcctgtttagatcccAAATTTTTACATACCAAAAGTTTTGGCTGTAAACTTTACATCCAAATAGGTATTTAGATACTTCCAAAAAACTTTTTGGTCTGCAACACATAAGACAGATTTGCCTTTATttaatgcttggtttggttcatTAATTGAAGTACATGCACATGATTGCTGGGGGTATACCCCGTCCAACTCGGGTCCCTAGGCACTTTTTGGACAGTTTTGGGACTCAATGGTCTCAAATTTCAAATCTTTACAGCCCATGGTTTACAGACCCCTGTTTAGATCCATTCTTCCAAAAAGTGTACATTTCTCAAaaatattttggtttttggctgcatctaaacaggctcatagtgtctataaaaattaatgggTATAGAAACTATACGCCCTGAGCATTGGAGCTCACGCAGCGTTGCAGGTTAATCTTTCAGCGGCAGGCACAAGCGCAGAGAGCACCGCGTGCTCCTCGAGCCTCACCCACAGCATGCTGCCAGCGGCATCGCGTTCCCAACGATCAGGTTACATTGCACGTCTTCTCTGCCCCCGCGCTCGGCAAGAGGCTCCGCGCAATGCCTGTTCGCTGTGGCCACCCCGGTCCAAGTTGTCGGCGTTTCAACTTTCAAATACCGATCGCCCCGCCCCTCTCCGAGCTGCCGCAGCAGCCATCAGCGCCACGGTCCCTTCGACCTTGGATGAGGCACCCACATTCTGTTACCCACCCAGCTGCGTAGGGGCTGAATGAAACAGAGCTAGCGAGCTGCTTTCCAAGATCGCCTCGGCCGGAACCTTGACACAATGGCGGCGAAAAGGCTCGGCGGATTCTTGATCCCCGCCACCGTGTCGAGGATCCCATTGACGGCGACGTCCACCGCGTCCTTGATCGTCTCCAGCTTCGACCTGGGGTCGGCGTACAACAAAGACGGGATGAGCCTGATCACCTCCTCCCGCATCCGCTCCACCGTGGCCGGAGGGATCGCCCGGAGCACGGCCTCGATGCTCACGTTGCGCCGCCTCACGTCGGCGTCCGGGATGAACACCGAGTACTTGAGGTGGCCGTCCTTGGGGAGATGCCACGGGTACTGCTCGTACGCCGTCCCCGTGTGGAAGAACACCGGGATGCATCCGGCCACCATCGAGTCGAACACCGATCGCCGCGTGCACGAGTCGCCCGGCGGCTGCAGGCAGAACACGGCCTTCTGGAACAGCCGCATGATGCTGGCGGGGGTGTGGCACTGCGTGCTGCCGAGGGTGCGAGCGCACCCCAGCATGGCGCAGGCGCTGGACGCCTTGCACTGCGCGATGACGTGATCCCGGATCCGGATGCTCATCGGAACGTCCGGCCGCGGCGCACCCACGAACGCCATGAGCCACGTCCGGTTCTGGCCGCGCACCCTGTCCTGCCACCGGAGCACGTCGGCGTCAGACCTTGGGTGGAAGTAGGTCGGGTACGGCACGGAGAAGTCGCTGGTGTATTTCAGCGTGGACTCCAGCACGAGCACGGTCATGTTCCGGCCACCCGGCATGGCGAGGAGGTCGGTGCCCCAGTCCGGGTTCACGTTGCTGCTCCTCCGGAAGTCCCACCCCGTTCGCCCGGCGACGAGGAAGTGGTCGCGGCCCCACATGCGCCGCCACTGGGGCCGTGCCATGAGCCACTCTATCAGGTCCACCGACGCGGCGTCCCTGGTGGCGTTGTCGTAGCCCCAGTGATAGCGGGCGAAGTCGAAGCCGGCGTAGAACGGGACGAACACGGCGGACGCCACGGCGGAGTGGTTGGTCAGGCACTCGTACTGCTTCATCCGGTTGTGGAAGATGGAGTCCAGCGCGAACTGGTGCGTCCCGTACCACCCAGCTTCGCCCGTGATGGCACcgccgtcgtcggcggcggcggcgaggggacGGCCGAGGCCGGCGTTGCTGACGAAGCCGCACATGTCCCCCCAGTGGTCCTCGGTCTTGCGGCAGTCGCGGATGATGTCGGCGTTGAAACGCGGCGGCAGATCGTGCATGTAGATGTACCGCCCCCGGCACGGGTCGGCCGCGAGGCCATCCCCATTGTTGCTCACCTCCACCGTGCTGCTGATCACGGTGAAATGTACGTAGAGGAAGAAGGTCCACGCCGCCACGCCGAGGACGGCGAGGATCCGCAGCCGCGGCAACACGTTCGCCGCCGCCTTGATCCCAATTCCCTTCATCCCGACGGCGCCCCGGCGCGACCGAGCACCGCCGCTGGCTTTGCGTGCAGATTTGACTAGCTAGGGAAACACAGAGCATGGATCAGCATCGGTTCTGGAacgaagaaagcagaggcaagATTGGATTGGGCGgtagtatagaaaagaatatggCTCACCAGTTGTACGATCGAGTTGGCTGCGCTCCGTTTCATGCTGGGATGCTACTTAGTAGCTACAGCAGCGCACGATATGTGTAGCGATGGACGGAGGGATTAACTGGAGGGGAGGATCTCGGCCGGAGAAGGCTTATCCCGAGGCAGACGAGCGGTGAACTGCACATATCCTGCACTGATGTAGTGATGTACCCCTGACGAACTGACCGTCCACATGTGCTCTCAATGGCTTTTATTTGTTTTTAGCAAGTAGTAGTTCTAAAGTTCTTGAAAGAGAGCGGGAATACCATCACGGTGTCGGCATCACTCGCACGACCAGAATTTTAGAGTTCTTCGAGCttttgtttggcacagctcaacttcactagtaaaactgtttttttagaaaatagcttcttgagtgactttctagatgaagctgaactgttttgaaaaaagtgtttggcaaaatagcttcaccaactacttcatacatagttgagagagagaaatgagtgagaagctgcaataagctacttttttccagcttcatccaacttatgtatTTGTGAGAGAAgaggaaaaacagcttcacccatgaagctgttttggaaataagtgtttggcaaaaaaaacagctcacaatagctcatgaagctgttgtgagccgTACCAAACATGTCCTTCTAGTGATGAGGTAGGCTTCACCTAGTATTTTAATATTCAATATTTAGTATAAATTTTCTCTACTAAATATATTTTAGTAAAATTTTCATATGCTATAACTAGTGGTAGTATTTTATTAATACTTTAAAACACTAAGAGAAGTCCCCCAGATCTTCTAATAATGCAGAACCCCTCTTCGTGGCAGCGTACGTTGACAATGAGCCAATGGTGATCGACCAGCTCACACAGTAGAGCAGTAGACAGTACTCTGCACCTACATGGTCGGCATCAACTAATCGAATTGTTTATCTTACGGGTTTATTGTTTGTCCAGTTGTTTATCTGAGTTGAGTACTGGGTACAGAAGGCTAATATATATGAGTACTGTCTACTGTGTGAGCTGGTCAATGACGACTTGTACACACAATGtggagatgagatgagatgccTGAGTTTGCACATGAAGATCGATCTAGCATTCTGTCCACCTTTTCGACGAATTATTTTCTGCCCGGCAGTTTCTAGTTTAACACTAGAAGGTCCGAGATTGTTGACTGACAGCTATTTTATTTAGCTTGGGAGAACAAATAGGCGACGATGACATGTGCTGCACTTGTACATTACACATGGCGCTCTAACATTAGCTGCGCCCTCTGAATTTGTAGTTCAGCGAGACTTGCGTCGACTACTTTACGAGTAAAAGGTCTACTCGCAGACTTTTACAGTTTACAAGTACTGGTATATCTTCACTTGGAATATCCTCACATCCTCTAACAGTATAAACAAATAGCAAATGGGCTACTACCGTGCCAGTAATTTGCGGTGGTTAATCGAGAGAGCGTACATACGCACAGATGCACTTGCATTATCTTGTAGCAACTTGCTTGCCACGCAACACGTCGGCAATGTGAGATGATGGGAGAAGGCGCACTTGAGATTAATTAGACCAATGTTTATTAGAATTGGAAGGAACATCAGTGTTTATTAGAAAAAGTTTCTCTTACCTCAGACTCTAAaattgtactccctccgtatagaACATAGATATtgttttggataatgtttgagtcaaacattgagaataaatcatcaataacttttaaattattgagtttgcaaatgtaaaaattatatgaatagatttgtcttaaaaaaatactttataaaagtatacatatatcattttttttctaaataaataagaggtcaaagttATGTTTTAGAGATCGTGTCGCTGTTCTAAATGACTTTTAAATCCTATATGGAGAGAGTATATCTTACCCTCTCAACTATCAACCATTTAAAATACTTCCCTGCTCTCTGAAACCATTTAAAATACATTCCTGCACCGGTTATAAGTGACTTGGTTTCATTATTTCCTAGTTTAAAAATTTCGATAAATATTTGATAAGGTTTTTAAACTACAAAAAATGTCTTTAAACTTCTAGATTTCAGAAAAAAATCTTGGAGATAGATTGGGACACGGTAAactcaaataaaatatttagatctcatgaaagtatctctagaagctttccaaaaaaaaagattaTTTCTAGGTTTCAATATCTAAACACAAAATTAAAATGCCTCCATAATAAAACATGATATGCAACTAGCATGAATGCATTCAACATTAAATGTGCGTCTCAATTTTTTACAAAGGTAAAACTCTAGTTCTATAGTGAATTAGAGTTCATGCAAGACTCCACATAGGACACCACACCATACTGGGGATAACAGCTTACATCAAAGGATAGATAAAGTGTCAAGAAACTATCCAACAACTTAAAAGAAACTCCCTACAACAAGAGAAACAAGACATAAGTTTTAAAATAGCCCGTCCACTTTCATCGCACGACCGTCTTCCAATTATTGTGCCAAAAGTATAGTATCCACATCTCGAGGATATGTAACTTGTCATACGAGAACACAAAATCCTCCCTTTTTTTAACTTCCTCTATACTGATTTTGTTCATTCTTTTTCCATGAACCTGTGCAACTATTACATTGATCCAATGTTTTATTTGATAGATATTTCTGTTTCAACAAATTGTAGCATAGGTCTtctccccctccttatatagtctccaCGCCCATTTGTATAAAATCCTAATAGAACTTCATTTATGAATCTAGTGTTCAAGATCCCTAGGCCACCAAAATCTTTAGGAATACATAAATGATCCCATTTCATCATGTGATATCCCATTATCCATATGTTGGTGATTTCCTTCTTATAGCATATATATCCCTATTGTGTAAATGAGAAGGGCACTTAAAGATGTGTTTGTTAAGATCAATGTAGCCCCTGATCTCATGTTCTTCCCCTTCCAAGGCTATAATCTTTTCTTCAACTTGTTTTCAACCCCCTAAAGGTTGATATCTCGAGATGCAAGTCATTAGGTCGATCAAAATCTGGCTCAACTGAACTAGAATGATATTTCACGTAGTTTAATTGGAGGAGAGAAATGAACTATAATGGCATTTGACCATAATTGGTTAGTTGGCCCAAAAAATTGGGTACCCACCTGCATCCTTACCGATATCCCTAAATGTTTAATAGAATGTGTGTGCTGGATTCTTGCTAGTTGAAAAGACCCACAAATAATATCATTATTAGGTACCCACCTCAGCCTATGCAAAACTATTTCGCCCAACTTGCACCACCCAACTTGCACCAAGGCACCTAAGACTAAAAGGATCACACTAGAAAGTCCTTAGGCACACCATACTAATTATGTCTTTAACAAGGGACACACTAAGAAACTAAATTAACATCCTAAGTAAATCTACCAAGCTTTATCCAACTCATATGATGAGCAACTTTAATAAGGGTATGTTTAAAACTTCAACTGTTAGCTTTGAAAAAGCTACTATGAACTATGAGCTTTGAAAAAAAACTATTGTGAGTTTTGTTTAATGAAAAAATATGAGCTTTGAAAAAAAACTATGAGCTACTATGACCAAGCTTTTACTCGAAGACATGTCTCTTCATTTTCCAATCTGCCCCACCATCTATGGAAGCGGTCCATCCAGTAGTAGTGATGTAGAAACAGATGACCACTGATTTAAGCCGCAACAAGATTGATTATACTATTCAGGTAAGAAGAAAGCTGCTTGGCTTTATAGAAAGTT contains:
- the LOC8080573 gene encoding xyloglucan galactosyltransferase KATAMARI1 homolog, yielding MKRSAANSIVQLLVKSARKASGGARSRRGAVGMKGIGIKAAANVLPRLRILAVLGVAAWTFFLYVHFTVISSTVEVSNNGDGLAADPCRGRYIYMHDLPPRFNADIIRDCRKTEDHWGDMCGFVSNAGLGRPLAAAADDGGAITGEAGWYGTHQFALDSIFHNRMKQYECLTNHSAVASAVFVPFYAGFDFARYHWGYDNATRDAASVDLIEWLMARPQWRRMWGRDHFLVAGRTGWDFRRSSNVNPDWGTDLLAMPGGRNMTVLVLESTLKYTSDFSVPYPTYFHPRSDADVLRWQDRVRGQNRTWLMAFVGAPRPDVPMSIRIRDHVIAQCKASSACAMLGCARTLGSTQCHTPASIMRLFQKAVFCLQPPGDSCTRRSVFDSMVAGCIPVFFHTGTAYEQYPWHLPKDGHLKYSVFIPDADVRRRNVSIEAVLRAIPPATVERMREEVIRLIPSLLYADPRSKLETIKDAVDVAVNGILDTVAGIKNPPSLFAAIVSRFRPRRSWKAAR